Proteins from a single region of Parasedimentitalea psychrophila:
- a CDS encoding AtpZ/AtpI family protein yields MTDDDQKQRMAQLENRLSAARKAQAPKPRADEHYSMANMAWRMVIELVAGLGIGFGIGYGLDRLFGTLPIFMVLFIMLGLAAGVKTMLRSAQEIQEKTLADEAAKNAKDRDQPPATGDTD; encoded by the coding sequence GTGACCGATGACGATCAAAAGCAGCGCATGGCGCAGCTCGAGAATCGGCTCTCGGCGGCGCGTAAGGCACAAGCGCCCAAGCCGCGCGCGGATGAACACTACTCGATGGCCAATATGGCCTGGCGGATGGTGATAGAGTTAGTAGCCGGTCTGGGGATCGGTTTTGGCATCGGATATGGGCTGGATCGCCTGTTCGGGACACTCCCGATATTCATGGTGCTGTTTATAATGCTGGGTCTTGCGGCCGGGGTGAAGACAATGCTTCGCAGCGCGCAGGAAATCCAGGAAAAGACACTGGCCGATGAGGCCGCAAAAAATGCGAAAGACCGGGATCAACCCCCGGCGACAGGAGACACAGACTGA
- a CDS encoding DMT family transporter, with translation MALKYWAVIFVLGIGWGMSFMFNAILLRELGPLSVSMGRVGLGALGCWIYVLACRKPVRISLHRAVALLGFGVLSYAAPFAFYALGQQHIASGVAGIVNAITPAFAVVVSHFWPGGERATLLKSFGVLCGIGGIVVLSFPVLQSGQTSALWAVLLTLCAPLCYAFSVNLARAFRDMEAVVLVALALTGATLAITPLALWSEGLPVITKAETWASLAVIGFILTSAAFIVFYWVLPKVGPTNITMVTFIAPISALILGAWILDERLLPEQLFGMAAILAGLLLIDGRIIRAMRPKSAPNQNQPNG, from the coding sequence ATGGCACTAAAATATTGGGCAGTGATCTTTGTGCTGGGCATTGGCTGGGGCATGTCATTCATGTTCAACGCCATTCTGCTGCGCGAGTTGGGGCCGCTGTCGGTGTCCATGGGGCGGGTCGGATTGGGCGCTCTGGGCTGCTGGATCTATGTGCTGGCCTGCCGCAAGCCGGTAAGGATATCCCTGCACCGCGCGGTGGCGTTGCTTGGCTTTGGGGTGCTCAGCTATGCCGCGCCTTTTGCCTTCTATGCGCTGGGCCAACAGCATATCGCCAGCGGTGTGGCGGGCATTGTCAATGCCATCACCCCGGCCTTTGCAGTTGTCGTTTCACATTTCTGGCCCGGCGGAGAACGCGCCACCCTGCTCAAGTCCTTCGGCGTGCTCTGCGGCATTGGCGGCATTGTGGTGCTGTCCTTTCCTGTGCTGCAATCGGGGCAGACGTCAGCGCTTTGGGCGGTGCTGCTGACCCTCTGCGCGCCGCTCTGCTATGCGTTCTCGGTCAATCTGGCACGCGCCTTTCGCGATATGGAGGCGGTGGTGCTGGTTGCCCTGGCGCTGACCGGGGCGACGCTGGCGATCACCCCGCTGGCGCTGTGGAGCGAAGGCCTGCCGGTGATCACAAAGGCAGAGACCTGGGCCTCTCTGGCGGTGATCGGCTTTATTCTGACTTCGGCGGCCTTCATTGTCTTTTACTGGGTGCTGCCCAAGGTCGGGCCGACCAATATCACCATGGTCACCTTTATCGCGCCGATTTCAGCGCTGATCCTCGGCGCCTGGATCCTGGACGAACGGTTGCTGCCTGAGCAGCTGTTCGGCATGGCGGCGATCCTGGCTGGATTACTGCTGATCGACGGCAGGATCATACGCGCCATGCGACCAAAATCCGCGCCAAACCAAAATCAACCCAACGGTTGA
- a CDS encoding ArsR/SmtB family transcription factor: MNNPLDTVFAALADPTRRAILTMLLEDDMAVSDVAEPFEISLAAISKHLMILSRAGLIAQEKRGRVKWCKLQPDAMRGTSIWMQGFGQFEPINLDAFERFLAAELGDTNAL, translated from the coding sequence ATGAATAATCCGCTTGATACTGTCTTTGCCGCTTTGGCCGATCCAACCCGCAGGGCGATCCTGACCATGTTGTTGGAGGATGACATGGCGGTGAGCGATGTGGCCGAGCCGTTTGAGATTTCGCTGGCGGCGATATCCAAGCACCTGATGATCCTCAGCCGGGCCGGGCTGATCGCGCAGGAAAAGCGTGGCAGGGTGAAATGGTGCAAACTGCAGCCCGACGCCATGCGCGGCACCAGTATTTGGATGCAGGGGTTTGGTCAGTTTGAGCCGATCAACCTGGACGCATTCGAGCGGTTTCTGGCCGCCGAACTGGGCGATACCAACGCCCTGTAA
- a CDS encoding DMT family transporter produces MSNALRGHLAMLVFSALVAGSFSLGSMIANDIAPAALNAARFVIAAVVIGTVAMATHGLRRQQFRAPWRFVLLGGLFAGYFVLMFYGLKSAAPVSAAAVFTLTPVLSAIAGWFLLRQITTARMALALAIGGAGALWVIFQADWAAFRAFQFGQGEAIYFWGCVAHALYTPLVRRLNRGEPPVVFTFGMLVAGALILLLFGWSDIRATNWLQLPMMVWIGLGYLAICASSITFVLLQFATLHLPSAKVMAYTYLTPSWVILWEIALGRPAPVGMILVGIVMTVIALGILLEGDVKPTRAKA; encoded by the coding sequence ATGAGCAATGCACTGCGCGGCCATCTGGCGATGCTGGTGTTTTCAGCGCTGGTGGCCGGATCGTTCTCGCTGGGCTCGATGATTGCCAACGACATTGCCCCGGCAGCACTGAACGCGGCGCGATTTGTCATTGCGGCGGTGGTGATAGGCACGGTGGCCATGGCCACCCACGGATTGCGGCGGCAGCAGTTTCGCGCGCCTTGGCGGTTTGTGCTGCTTGGCGGCCTGTTCGCCGGCTATTTTGTGTTGATGTTCTACGGGCTGAAGAGTGCTGCGCCCGTCAGTGCTGCGGCCGTGTTCACCCTGACCCCGGTGCTCAGCGCTATTGCAGGCTGGTTTCTGTTGCGCCAGATCACCACAGCGCGCATGGCGCTGGCGCTGGCCATCGGCGGCGCTGGTGCCCTGTGGGTGATCTTTCAGGCCGATTGGGCCGCCTTTCGCGCGTTCCAGTTCGGTCAGGGTGAGGCGATCTATTTCTGGGGCTGCGTGGCGCATGCGCTCTATACCCCGCTGGTGCGCAGGTTGAACCGGGGCGAGCCGCCGGTGGTGTTTACTTTTGGCATGCTGGTCGCCGGAGCGCTGATCCTGTTGCTGTTCGGCTGGTCCGATATCCGTGCCACCAACTGGCTGCAACTGCCGATGATGGTCTGGATCGGGCTTGGATACCTGGCGATCTGCGCCAGTTCGATAACTTTTGTCCTGCTGCAGTTCGCAACGTTGCATCTGCCCTCGGCCAAGGTCATGGCCTATACCTATCTGACTCCCAGCTGGGTGATCCTCTGGGAAATTGCTCTGGGTCGGCCGGCCCCTGTTGGCATGATCCTGGTGGGTATTGTGATGACGGTGATCGCGCTGGGGATACTGCTGGAAGGTGATGTCAAACCAACGCGGGCCAAGGCGTGA
- a CDS encoding LysR family transcriptional regulator: MENWDEVRTAYQVARMGTVSGAAEVLGVHHATVIRHIDAIEARLGVKLFQRHARGYTATEAGADLLRVAQATDDQFSQLVGRLKGLGDDVSGELVVTSLATLAPMMVPVLAEFQALHPGLIIRYLTGDRLFRLEYGEAHVAVRAGAAPDQPDNVVQPFVKQRIGLYASQGYVARHGVLKGVEDFANHRFIGTDDDNSRAPFSKWLRNHAPAEAITFRCTNGFTMQEAVRCGAGIGFMSVWEAERHADLVQMMEPQPEWEGALWLVTHVDLHRTTKVQAFLTFLKDHAKGWCK, encoded by the coding sequence ATGGAAAACTGGGACGAGGTTCGCACCGCATATCAAGTGGCCCGTATGGGCACCGTCAGCGGCGCGGCCGAGGTGCTGGGCGTACACCATGCCACGGTGATCCGTCATATTGATGCCATCGAGGCGCGACTGGGGGTGAAACTGTTTCAGCGTCATGCGCGGGGCTATACCGCGACCGAGGCTGGCGCTGACCTGCTGCGGGTGGCGCAGGCGACCGATGATCAGTTCAGCCAGTTGGTTGGCCGCCTCAAGGGGCTGGGTGACGATGTCTCGGGCGAGCTGGTGGTGACGTCACTGGCCACCCTGGCGCCGATGATGGTGCCGGTGCTGGCCGAATTTCAGGCGCTGCATCCGGGGCTGATCATACGATATCTGACCGGTGACCGGTTGTTCCGGCTGGAATATGGCGAGGCCCATGTGGCGGTGCGGGCCGGGGCGGCGCCGGATCAGCCCGACAATGTGGTGCAGCCCTTCGTCAAACAGCGGATCGGCCTGTATGCCTCACAGGGCTATGTGGCTCGTCACGGGGTGCTAAAAGGCGTCGAGGATTTTGCCAATCACCGCTTCATTGGCACCGATGATGACAATAGCCGGGCGCCGTTCAGCAAGTGGCTGCGAAACCATGCGCCAGCCGAGGCGATCACCTTTCGCTGCACCAATGGCTTTACCATGCAAGAGGCAGTGCGGTGCGGCGCCGGGATTGGCTTCATGTCTGTCTGGGAGGCGGAGCGGCACGCCGATCTGGTGCAGATGATGGAGCCACAGCCGGAATGGGAAGGCGCCTTGTGGCTGGTCACCCATGTGGATCTGCACCGCACCACCAAAGTGCAAGCCTTTCTGACCTTCCTGAAGGACCACGCCAAGGGCTGGTGCAAATGA
- a CDS encoding FMN-dependent NADH-azoreductase, which translates to MTQTILHIDASARIQGSTSRDLTAQIIERLNADQVIRRDLTSPLPQLTEDWINANFTPANDRDAVQRDLLALSDQLVEEVKAADTLVIGVPIYNFAVPASLKAWIDLLARVGLTFHYTETGPEGLLKGKRAIIAVASGGTQVGSDIDFATGYLRHILGFLGITDVQFVAADAIMADAEAALKRARTAIEALAA; encoded by the coding sequence ATGACCCAGACCATCCTTCACATCGACGCCTCCGCCCGTATCCAGGGCTCCACCTCACGCGATTTGACCGCGCAAATCATCGAGCGGCTGAACGCCGATCAGGTGATCCGCCGCGATCTGACCAGCCCGCTGCCGCAGCTCACCGAAGACTGGATCAATGCCAATTTCACCCCAGCCAATGACCGCGACGCCGTGCAGCGCGACTTGCTGGCCCTCTCCGACCAACTGGTCGAAGAGGTCAAAGCCGCTGATACCCTGGTGATCGGCGTGCCGATCTACAACTTTGCAGTTCCCGCCAGCCTTAAGGCCTGGATTGATCTGCTTGCCCGCGTTGGCCTGACCTTCCACTATACCGAAACCGGCCCCGAAGGCCTGCTGAAAGGCAAACGCGCCATTATTGCGGTGGCATCAGGCGGCACTCAGGTCGGATCGGACATCGACTTTGCCACCGGCTATCTGCGCCATATTCTGGGCTTCTTGGGCATCACAGATGTGCAGTTTGTTGCCGCCGATGCGATAATGGCGGATGCTGAGGCGGCACTGAAACGCGCCAGAACAGCAATCGAGGCGCTTGCGGCCTGA
- a CDS encoding prolyl-tRNA synthetase associated domain-containing protein, giving the protein MDIIPQDLDQMPLSSDALLAQLDGWGLGYILHEHPPLHSVGEAKEVEAAMVVPGEQALRVKNLYLRDGKKRNYLVTLEQDRKIDLKELGAELGVGKLSFGSPKRLMQHLGILPGAVTPLSMITGVQNEVVFYMDGAAQQADVIYMHPLINTRTVAMTRADLLAFFDRIDCAVNWL; this is encoded by the coding sequence ATGGACATAATACCTCAGGATCTGGATCAGATGCCGCTATCGTCAGACGCGCTGTTGGCGCAACTGGATGGCTGGGGGCTGGGATATATCCTGCACGAACACCCGCCGCTGCATTCGGTTGGCGAGGCCAAAGAGGTTGAGGCGGCGATGGTGGTGCCCGGAGAGCAGGCACTGCGGGTCAAGAACCTGTATCTGCGTGATGGCAAAAAGCGCAATTATCTGGTGACGCTGGAACAGGACCGCAAGATCGACCTAAAGGAGCTGGGCGCGGAACTGGGCGTGGGCAAGCTGTCGTTTGGTTCGCCCAAGCGGCTGATGCAGCATCTGGGTATTCTTCCCGGCGCGGTGACGCCTTTGTCGATGATCACCGGAGTGCAGAACGAGGTGGTTTTTTATATGGACGGTGCGGCGCAGCAGGCTGATGTGATCTATATGCATCCGCTGATAAACACCCGCACCGTTGCGATGACCCGGGCGGATCTGCTGGCGTTCTTTGATCGTATAGATTGTGCGGTCAACTGGCTCTGA
- a CDS encoding elongation factor G, translated as MRVFTILGPSQSGKSTLAAALAALEGTAGRRQDVAQVAALQPFQFMGEDWAAIDIAGGPENLAQAGPALAASDAAVLVVPADAEAAVLSAPYLRLVEEAGIPAFLFVNRMDVALHRVARIVESLQTYCGHNLVLRQVPMRRGGEVVGAVDLISERAWKYNEGRPSALVALPRDMMSREQEARGEMLEALADFDDHLMEELIEDHKILTAEVYDVATKVLQHNDLLPVLLGSASHCNGVMRLMKSLRHEAPDVGVTLERLSRRSKPGGEVVAVGCLADLVKHLGKTVTVRAMDGGMGNGVPVGGATLGSLTGLTMGSNGRGLASGDLGQAVKSDHLNLGYAYLRDGSAALPDWAQPHPSTFRRLVTPVRDRDDARLSVALEKMVEIDPALLVEHHEQTGHVVLNAQGPLHMRRMLRVLKQGFGIDVDESRVPPALRETITRSVELQYRHRKQSGGAGQFADIKIELRPEPRGSGFHFEEQIKGGAVPKNYIPSVEAGAREALLEGLNGHPVDDLCVILKDGKHHAVDSSDFAFRTAGKNAVREALREAGPVLLQPIMRVNIHVPSIFTGGLVPVVSGMKGQILGFENNPDAAGWDVFEALLPMAVQDELCSSLASISRGTGWFSSDFDHYQEAKRADFVEA; from the coding sequence ATGAGAGTATTTACGATTTTGGGGCCGTCGCAGTCGGGTAAGTCGACACTTGCGGCCGCTTTGGCCGCGCTGGAGGGCACGGCTGGCAGGCGTCAGGACGTGGCGCAGGTGGCGGCGTTGCAGCCGTTCCAATTTATGGGCGAAGACTGGGCCGCGATTGATATTGCCGGCGGGCCGGAAAACCTGGCGCAGGCGGGGCCTGCATTGGCGGCCAGTGATGCGGCGGTGCTGGTGGTCCCGGCAGATGCCGAGGCGGCGGTGCTCAGCGCACCGTATCTCAGGTTGGTTGAGGAGGCGGGCATCCCCGCCTTTCTTTTTGTCAACCGAATGGATGTGGCCCTGCACCGGGTGGCGCGGATTGTCGAATCGCTGCAAACCTACTGCGGTCATAATCTGGTGCTGCGGCAGGTGCCGATGCGTCGGGGCGGCGAGGTGGTGGGGGCGGTTGACCTGATCTCGGAACGGGCCTGGAAATATAACGAGGGAAGGCCCTCGGCGCTGGTGGCGCTGCCCCGCGACATGATGAGCCGCGAGCAGGAGGCGCGCGGCGAGATGCTGGAGGCGCTGGCGGATTTTGATGATCATCTGATGGAGGAGTTGATCGAGGATCATAAGATCCTGACCGCTGAGGTCTACGATGTCGCCACCAAGGTGCTGCAGCACAATGATCTGCTGCCAGTGCTGCTGGGATCGGCGAGCCATTGTAATGGTGTGATGCGGTTGATGAAATCGCTGCGTCACGAGGCACCTGATGTCGGGGTGACGCTGGAGCGGCTGTCACGCAGATCTAAACCGGGCGGCGAGGTGGTCGCGGTTGGTTGTCTGGCGGATCTGGTCAAACATCTGGGCAAGACAGTGACGGTGCGGGCGATGGATGGCGGCATGGGCAACGGGGTGCCGGTGGGCGGCGCGACGCTGGGGTCGCTGACCGGGTTGACGATGGGGTCTAACGGGCGCGGGCTGGCCTCAGGCGATCTGGGGCAGGCGGTGAAGTCCGATCATCTGAATTTGGGCTATGCCTATCTGCGCGATGGCAGTGCGGCACTGCCGGATTGGGCGCAGCCGCATCCCTCGACCTTTCGGCGGCTGGTGACGCCGGTGCGGGACCGCGATGATGCCCGGCTGTCGGTGGCACTGGAAAAGATGGTGGAAATTGACCCGGCGCTGCTGGTCGAGCACCATGAGCAGACCGGGCATGTGGTGTTGAATGCGCAGGGACCCCTGCACATGCGCCGTATGCTGCGGGTTTTGAAGCAGGGGTTTGGTATTGACGTTGACGAGTCCAGAGTGCCGCCCGCCCTGCGCGAAACGATCACCCGGTCGGTTGAGCTCCAGTATCGCCACCGCAAGCAATCCGGCGGTGCCGGCCAGTTCGCCGATATCAAGATCGAGCTGCGCCCCGAGCCGCGCGGCAGTGGATTTCACTTTGAGGAGCAGATCAAGGGCGGCGCGGTGCCCAAGAACTATATCCCCTCGGTCGAGGCGGGCGCGCGGGAGGCGCTGCTGGAGGGGCTGAACGGTCATCCGGTGGATGATCTTTGTGTGATCCTGAAGGACGGCAAACATCACGCGGTGGACAGCTCGGACTTTGCTTTCCGCACCGCGGGCAAAAACGCAGTACGCGAGGCGCTGCGCGAGGCCGGGCCGGTACTGTTGCAGCCGATCATGCGGGTAAATATTCATGTGCCCTCGATATTCACCGGGGGATTGGTGCCAGTGGTCAGCGGCATGAAGGGGCAGATACTGGGGTTTGAAAACAACCCGGATGCGGCCGGCTGGGATGTGTTTGAAGCTCTGCTGCCGATGGCGGTGCAGGACGAGCTGTGCAGCTCACTGGCCAGTATCTCACGCGGGACCGGTTGGTTCAGCAGTGATTTCGACCACTACCAAGAGGCCAAGCGGGCGGATTTTGTTGAGGCATAG
- the ffh gene encoding signal recognition particle protein has protein sequence MFENLSERLSGVFDRLTKQGALSDEDVKTALREVRVALLEADVSLPVAREFIKKVQDQATGQAVTKSVTPGQQVVKIVHDALISTLQGDGDPGQLKIDNPPAPILMVGLQGSGKTTTTGKLAKRLKEREGKRVLMASLDIYRPAAMEQLAILGKQLGVDTLPIVAGQKPVDIAKRAKQQASLGGYDVYILDTAGRLHIDALLMQEVEDVRNAVTPRETLLVVDGLTGQVAVEVAQEFDDKIGVTGVVLTRMDGDGRGGAALSMRAVTGKPIRFVGVGEKLDALETFEPERIAGRILGMGDIVALVEKAQDTIEAEQAEKMMKRMMKGQFNMNDLRTQLEQMQQMGGMEGMMSMMPGMGKMAKQVQESGFDDKALKRQIALIQSMTKKERANPKLLQANRKKRIARGAGMEVADLNKLLKMHRQMGDMMKKMGKMGKGGMLKQAMKGMMGKGGGMPGAGDMGGMDQAALEAAAKQMGGKLPGMGGGMGLPAGLSGFGKKK, from the coding sequence ATGTTTGAAAATCTATCCGAACGCCTATCCGGTGTATTTGACCGGCTGACCAAGCAGGGCGCACTGAGCGACGAAGACGTCAAGACCGCGCTGCGCGAAGTCCGGGTTGCGCTGCTTGAGGCTGATGTCTCGCTGCCGGTGGCCCGTGAGTTCATCAAGAAAGTACAGGATCAGGCCACTGGCCAGGCGGTGACCAAATCGGTCACACCGGGCCAGCAGGTCGTCAAGATCGTGCATGACGCGCTGATCTCCACCCTGCAGGGCGACGGCGATCCCGGCCAGCTTAAGATCGACAACCCGCCCGCTCCAATTCTGATGGTTGGCCTGCAGGGCTCGGGTAAGACCACCACCACCGGTAAGCTGGCCAAACGCCTGAAAGAGCGTGAGGGCAAGCGGGTGCTGATGGCCTCGCTGGATATCTATCGCCCGGCGGCGATGGAGCAGCTGGCGATTCTGGGCAAGCAGCTGGGTGTGGATACCCTGCCGATCGTGGCCGGCCAGAAACCCGTCGATATTGCCAAGCGCGCCAAACAGCAGGCCAGCCTTGGCGGCTATGACGTCTACATCCTCGACACCGCCGGCCGCCTTCACATCGACGCCCTTCTGATGCAAGAGGTCGAAGACGTCCGCAACGCCGTCACCCCGCGCGAAACGCTGCTGGTGGTTGACGGGCTGACCGGTCAGGTCGCGGTCGAAGTGGCGCAGGAATTCGACGACAAGATTGGCGTCACCGGCGTGGTGCTGACCCGGATGGACGGCGATGGTCGCGGCGGTGCCGCCCTGTCGATGCGTGCGGTCACCGGCAAGCCGATCCGCTTTGTCGGCGTCGGCGAAAAACTGGACGCGCTTGAAACCTTTGAGCCCGAACGCATCGCCGGCCGTATCCTCGGCATGGGTGACATCGTGGCGCTGGTCGAAAAGGCCCAGGACACCATCGAGGCCGAGCAGGCCGAAAAGATGATGAAGCGCATGATGAAGGGTCAGTTCAATATGAACGACCTGCGCACCCAGCTGGAACAGATGCAGCAGATGGGCGGCATGGAAGGCATGATGTCGATGATGCCCGGCATGGGCAAAATGGCCAAACAGGTGCAGGAGTCCGGCTTTGACGACAAGGCCCTGAAACGCCAGATCGCGCTGATCCAGTCGATGACCAAGAAAGAACGCGCCAACCCCAAGTTGCTGCAGGCCAACCGCAAAAAGCGCATCGCGCGCGGCGCCGGTATGGAGGTCGCCGATCTCAACAAGCTTCTCAAAATGCACCGCCAGATGGGCGACATGATGAAGAAGATGGGCAAGATGGGCAAAGGTGGCATGCTCAAGCAAGCCATGAAGGGCATGATGGGCAAGGGCGGCGGCATGCCCGGCGCTGGCGATATGGGCGGCATGGATCAGGCGGCGCTGGAAGCGGCGGCCAAGCAGATGGGCGGCAAACTGCCCGGCATGGGCGGCGGCATGGGCCTGCCCGCTGGCCTCAGCGGCTTTGGCAAGAAGAAATGA
- a CDS encoding GNAT family N-acetyltransferase: MTDMLTNAPTLDTDRLILRSPAKADAEAVIAFLCDEARAEGFGHCSTRGDAWRWFALNVGHWHIHGYGFFTITDKDSGTPLGMAGIWNPEGWPEAELGWVAFANAEGKGIAYEAALRVRQWAYEDLGFTTLSSHIVPGNSRSVALAERLGATYEGSYTNVQMGEDMIYRHPDPDGTDSDGSVEAYA; this comes from the coding sequence ATGACTGACATGCTGACCAACGCCCCCACCTTGGACACCGATCGCCTGATCTTGCGCAGCCCCGCGAAAGCGGATGCCGAGGCGGTGATCGCATTCTTGTGCGATGAAGCGCGCGCCGAGGGCTTTGGGCATTGTAGCACCCGTGGCGACGCATGGCGCTGGTTTGCTCTGAACGTGGGCCATTGGCATATCCACGGCTATGGCTTTTTCACCATCACCGACAAGGACAGCGGCACGCCGCTTGGCATGGCTGGCATCTGGAACCCCGAAGGCTGGCCCGAAGCCGAACTGGGCTGGGTCGCCTTTGCCAATGCCGAAGGTAAGGGCATCGCTTATGAGGCCGCGTTGCGGGTGCGCCAGTGGGCCTATGAGGATCTTGGCTTCACCACCCTCAGCTCGCACATTGTGCCGGGCAATAGCCGCTCGGTCGCTCTGGCCGAACGGCTGGGTGCCACATACGAAGGCAGCTACACCAACGTGCAAATGGGCGAAGATATGATCTATCGCCACCCGGATCCAGACGGCACCGACAGTGACGGATCGGTGGAGGCCTACGCATGA
- a CDS encoding GNAT family N-acetyltransferase, giving the protein MSLQNIPTIETNRLILRGPEPDDYPNFKATFSSYRARFMGGPLNTYETWMLYAAEIGHWQIHGFGMWMIHDRVTDATYGMAGGWMPAGWPEKEIAWIIWPDAAGHGYALEATHAARDYFYSQQGWDGAVSYIDPKNLDSIRLAERLGATKDKTAKTIDGNDAVYRHPSPDALMGSQIAHGIEMEISHYADPLFKPKGWALD; this is encoded by the coding sequence ATGAGCCTGCAGAACATCCCCACAATCGAAACCAATCGCCTGATCCTGCGCGGCCCCGAGCCCGATGATTACCCGAATTTCAAGGCCACCTTCAGCTCCTACCGCGCCCGTTTCATGGGCGGCCCGCTGAACACCTATGAGACCTGGATGCTCTATGCGGCGGAAATCGGCCATTGGCAGATCCACGGCTTTGGCATGTGGATGATCCACGATCGTGTGACAGACGCGACCTATGGCATGGCCGGTGGCTGGATGCCCGCAGGCTGGCCGGAAAAGGAAATCGCCTGGATCATCTGGCCCGATGCGGCCGGTCATGGCTATGCGCTTGAGGCAACCCATGCCGCACGCGACTATTTCTATAGCCAGCAGGGCTGGGACGGGGCGGTCAGCTATATCGACCCCAAGAACCTCGACTCGATCCGCCTGGCGGAACGCCTTGGGGCCACCAAAGACAAAACCGCCAAAACCATTGACGGCAATGACGCGGTCTATCGCCATCCCTCCCCCGATGCGCTGATGGGCAGCCAGATCGCACATGGCATCGAGATGGAAATCAGCCACTACGCCGACCCGCTGTTCAAACCAAAAGGATGGGCCCTTGACTGA
- a CDS encoding chorismate mutase has product MTDHTTRAADILKGHRESIDRLDAILVYTLGERFKHTQAVGKLKAEHDLPPSDPAREANQISRLEELAEQADLDPDFAKKFLNFIITEVIHHHKKHQA; this is encoded by the coding sequence TTGACTGATCACACCACACGCGCCGCGGACATCCTGAAAGGTCACCGCGAAAGCATCGACCGGCTCGATGCGATCCTGGTCTATACCCTGGGCGAGCGGTTCAAGCACACCCAGGCCGTTGGCAAGCTCAAGGCCGAACATGACCTGCCGCCATCGGACCCGGCCCGCGAGGCCAATCAGATTTCCCGTCTCGAAGAACTGGCCGAACAAGCCGATCTCGACCCCGACTTTGCCAAGAAATTCCTGAACTTCATCATCACCGAGGTGATCCATCACCACAAGAAGCATCAGGCATAA
- the rpsP gene encoding 30S ribosomal protein S16 encodes MAMKIRLARGGSKKRPFYRIVAADSRMPRDGRFIEKLGTYNPLLPKDSEERVKMNVERIQYWIGQGAQPTDRIARMLEAAGVIPKTSRSNPKKGVPGKKAVARAEEKAAKAADAADAE; translated from the coding sequence ATGGCTATGAAAATTCGTCTCGCCCGCGGCGGTTCCAAAAAACGCCCCTTCTATCGTATCGTTGCCGCTGACAGCCGCATGCCCCGCGATGGCCGCTTCATCGAAAAACTGGGCACCTATAACCCGCTGCTGCCAAAAGACAGCGAAGAGCGCGTTAAAATGAACGTCGAGCGCATCCAGTACTGGATTGGCCAGGGCGCCCAGCCAACCGACCGTATCGCCCGTATGCTGGAAGCCGCTGGCGTTATTCCAAAGACTTCCCGCAGCAACCCTAAAAAGGGTGTTCCAGGCAAGAAAGCCGTTGCGCGCGCTGAAGAAAAAGCCGCCAAGGCAGCCGACGCTGCCGACGCGGAATAA
- the bluB gene encoding 5,6-dimethylbenzimidazole synthase: MTRRDSEFSEDFRSQFDLLMRLRRDVRRFRNTPVDEAVLTRCLDAIRLAPSVGLSQPWRILRVDSETARAAALTNFQTANAQALAGYSGDRAKTYSQLKLTGMQDAPVQLAIYCDDSTTQGHGLGAATMPEMRRYSVVTAITLFWLTLRAEGLGLGWVSVLDPDQLNRDLNVPADWQLIGYFCLGHPEQISETPELEQKGWETRQQALFIERR, encoded by the coding sequence ATGACGCGGCGGGACTCTGAATTTTCCGAGGATTTCCGCAGCCAGTTTGATCTGCTGATGCGGCTCCGGCGTGACGTGCGCCGGTTCCGCAACACACCGGTGGACGAGGCGGTGCTGACGCGCTGCCTCGACGCCATCCGGCTGGCCCCTTCGGTGGGGCTCAGCCAACCCTGGCGCATCCTGCGCGTTGACAGCGAGACGGCCCGCGCCGCCGCTTTGACCAATTTTCAGACCGCCAATGCACAGGCACTGGCCGGCTATTCCGGCGACCGTGCCAAGACCTATTCACAGCTGAAACTGACCGGCATGCAGGACGCCCCGGTGCAACTGGCAATCTACTGCGATGACTCCACAACCCAGGGCCACGGGCTGGGCGCCGCCACCATGCCGGAAATGCGCCGCTATTCGGTGGTCACCGCCATCACCCTGTTCTGGCTGACCCTGCGCGCTGAAGGATTGGGATTGGGCTGGGTCTCGGTGCTGGACCCGGACCAGTTGAACCGGGATCTGAATGTGCCCGCGGACTGGCAGCTGATCGGCTATTTTTGCCTGGGCCACCCCGAACAGATCAGCGAAACGCCCGAGCTGGAACAAAAAGGCTGGGAGACCCGCCAGCAGGCGCTTTTCATCGAGCGCCGATGA